A single Drosophila miranda strain MSH22 chromosome XR, D.miranda_PacBio2.1, whole genome shotgun sequence DNA region contains:
- the LOC108151649 gene encoding sodium channel protein Nach gives MSSRLVVALNRTVVEYFRKTSLNGFGLLYFIRRRRVQRIFWFFFICCGLIFAGYSVFAMILDLLDNSTITDLSERDLGEKGALTLPSVAICSGYRFSKRKMQDYTQMLANSSGKPLGFWWQKIHLLSGYTDPMSVDPEEAKELHESLGFRDVRSQLMDLSTPCVSLILKCQQNRVTINCSEIFQLRATNHGHCCVLRDGNITGELLLSLDTSQEDEFPMEKSSFPGFRLHISSWLGRITIGGGEKSLVEVNGMELGANSELRDYPLDRRDCYFPHEGDGREKCLQDCRLRASLMNCHCVPYPFERDAKLKQKSCTLEDIACLQMVAVNWSPNQCPQCLPLCNQMLYSLHKSLLGHMHPFRSTLLLRFGAPRWRIYSQDKHYHWYQILSNIGGVLGICIGCSLISGFELIYFMVFRFWSHFRHHPPNVSVA, from the exons ATGTCCTCCCGCCTGGTGGTGGCCCTCAATCGCACGGTCGTCGAGTATTTCCGAAAGACGAGCCTCAATGGATTCGGTTTGCTGTACTTCATCCGGAGACGTCGTGTGCAGCGCATCTTTTGGTTCTTCTTCATCTGCTGTGGACTGATCTTTGCGGGCTATTCGGTTTTCGCCATGATACTGGACCTGCTGGATAACTCTACGATAACAGATCTATCCGAGCGGGATCTGGGGGAGAAAGGAGCATTGACGTTGCCATCGGTGGcgatttgcagtggctacagGTTCAGTAAAAGAAAGATGCAGGACTACACGCAGATGCTGGCCAATTCCAGTGGAAAACCGTTGGGTTTCTGGTGGCAAAAGATACATCTACTGTCGGGCTACACGGATCCCATGTCTGTGGACCCCGAAGAAGCCAAGGAACTGCATGAATCTCTGGGATTCAGAGATGTACGCTCCCAGTTGATGGATCTATCGACCCCCTGTGTTTCCCTGATCCTAAAATGTCAGCAGAATCGTGTGACCATCAATTGTTCAGAGATATTCCAGCTTCGAGCCACTAATCACGGCCACTGCTGTGTCTTAAGGGACGGGAATATCACGGGAGAGCTGTTGCTGTCGTTGGACACCTCCCAAGAAGATGAATTTCCAATGGAGAAGAGCAGTTTTCCCGGTTTCCGTTTGCATATTTCCAGTTGGTTGGGCCGCATAACCATCGGCGGGGGGGAAAAGTCCCTGGTGGAAGTGAACGGCATGGAGCTGGGGGCCAATTCGGAGCTACGCGACTATCCCCTGGACAGACGTGACTGTTACTTCCCCCACGAGGGTGACGGCAGGGAGAAGTGCCTGCAGGATTGTCGGCTTAGGGCCTCTCTAATGAATTGTCACTGTGTGCCGTATCCGTTCGAGAGAGATGCGAAATTAAAGCAAAAGTCTTGTACGCTAGAGGACATTGCCTGCCTGCAAATGGTTGCGG TTAATTGGTCGCCGAACCAGTGTCCGCAGTGCCTGCCGCTCTGCAATCAAATGTTGTACAGTCTGCACAAAAGCCTGCTCGGACATATGCATCCCTTTCGGAGTACTCTTCTGCTGCGCTTCGGGGCCCCTCGCTGGAGGATCTACTCGCAGGACAAACACTATCATTGGTATCAGATTCTGT CAAATATTGGCGGTGTCTTGGGCATTTGCATTGGCTGTTCGCTCATCAGTGGCTTCGAGTTGATTTACTTTATGGTCTTTCGGTTCTGGTCACACTTTCGGCACCACCCACCGAATGTATCTGTAGCCTAA